One window of the Zea mays cultivar B73 chromosome 3, Zm-B73-REFERENCE-NAM-5.0, whole genome shotgun sequence genome contains the following:
- the LOC103650408 gene encoding serine/threonine-protein kinase D6PKL1: MESSGCSSEIVESTEEFDTTPSGGSSLLHIKLKDEEKRGKSHDYSVEDDLDQLLKAIDSRTFRRALSPGSTGGDALGKSVLKKPARSGLSQNAGIGISSKAVNMKQALRRLCISQASEMAAMKRLSMSPGSSSSSEAGTIHRLYASLMVQSSSEGLLHDDEKMNLIEVSITPEKIDKSSSRGTSEFSEDCEFETADGSAVTSTSICSASSTYTDIRKIRIQDVIIGDPMDNESSLGENGNLGNKFSAATDDGSPKVPILSKPITTSRLVKPVFRCKPSGKKKVKQEPSSLGDSSNSTKFCSSKESISLTSTSCSSTSSFTNPANRAEEKSSPGPEKSDGTSSEWLAEQNECSQNSKSSISEYGCSTSISGESQFGLCGYSNRPHMAKDLRWLTIRQLALQQGSLGLDNFKLLKRLGCGDIGTVYLAELVDSDCLFALKVMDIEYLINRKKMLRAQAEREILEMLDHPFLPTLYAHFTTDNLSCLVMEYCPGGDLHVLRQRQPGKSFPEPAARFYVAEVLLALEYLHMLGVIYRDLKPENILVREDGHIMLSDFDLSLRCSVNPVLLRSSSVTANHQPRKHTGPCAENYCINSSCLQQPSCAQTSCFTPRLPSIPKPRKPKSSQKRLPQLVVEPTDARSNSFVGTHEYLAPEIIKGDGHGSAVDWWTFGVFLYELLYGKTPFRGPGNDETLANVVSQNLRFPDHPAVSSNTKDLIRGLLVKEPENRFGSLRGAAEIKQHPFFEGLNWALIRSAAPPETQPCNIVTLAKERKKEGKCLEFRSNSEDLEFEVF; this comes from the exons ATGGAGTCATCTGGCTGTAGCTCTGAGATAGTTGAGTCCACCGAGGAATTCGATACTACACCCTCTGGTGGATCCAGCTTGCTGCATATTAAACTCAAAGATGAGGAGAAACGCGGCAAAAGtcatgattattctgtggaaGATGACCTCGACCAGCTCCTTAAAGCTATCGATAGCAGGACCTTCCGACGCGCGCTTAGTCCTGGCAGTACAGGTGGAGATGCGCTGGGTAAGAGTGTTCTGAAGAAACCAGCTAGGTCTGGGTTGTCTCAAAATGCAGGCATTGGGATATCCTCCAAGGCTGTTAATATGAAGCAAGCGCTAAGAAGGCTATGCATTTCCCAGGCATCAGAAATGGCTGCAATGAAGAGGTTGTCGATGTCACCTGGATCTTCAAGTTCATCCGAAGCTGGGACTATCCACAGGCTTTATGCCTCTTTGATGGTCCAAAGTAGTTCTGAGGGTCTTCTGCATGATGATGAGAAGATGAACCTGATTGAAGTATCGATCACTCCAGAGAAGATTGATAAGAGTTCATCTAGAGGTACAAGTGAGTTCAGTGAAGACTGTGAATTTGAGACAGCTGATGGAAGTGCAGTCACCTCTACCTCTATCTGTTCTGCTTCGTCAACCTACACCGATATTAGGAAGATCAGAATCCAAGATGTCATCATTGGTGACCCTATGGATAACGAGAGTTCCTTGGGGGAAAATGGCAACCTAGGAAATAAATTTTCTGCAGCTACTGATGATGGCTCTCCCAAAGTCCCAATCTTGAGCAAACCTATCACTACATCTCGACTTGTCAAGCCAGTCTTTCGATGCAAGCCTTCCGGTAAGAAGAAAGTGAAACAAGAACCATCTTCGTTGGGTGATTCCTCCAATAGTACTAAATTCTGCTCTTCAAAGGAGTCAATCTCCCTCACATCAACCAGCTGCTCTTCAACATCTAGTTTTACAAATCCCGCCAACCGTGCAGAAGAGAAATCATCTCCTGGGCCAGAAAAATCTGATGGCACATCTTCTGAGTGGTTGGCAGAGCAAAATGAATGTTCCCAGAACTCAAAGAGCAGCATTAGTGAGTATGGTTGCAGCACAAGTATCAGCGGTGAGAGCCAATTTGGATTGTGTGGCTATAGTAACAGGCCACACATGGCGAAGGATCTGCGCTGGCTAACCATTCGTCAGTTGGCACTGCAACAGGGTTCCTTAGGACTCGACAATTTCAAGCTTCTGAAGAGGCTTGGTTGTGGTGACATTGGAACTGTATATCTTGCTGAGTTGGTTGATTCAGATTGCTTATTTGCTTTGAAGGTTATGGACATCGAGTACCTTATTAATAGAAAGAAGATGCTACGAGCACAGGCTGAGAGGGAGATACTAGAAATGCTAGATCATCCATTTCTCCCGACTCTTTATGCCCATTTTACCACAGACAATCTCTCATGCTTGGTCATGGAGTACTGTCCAGGCGGTGATTTGCATGTTCTTCGCCAAAGGCAACCTGGAAAAAGCTTTCCAGAGCCAGCAGCAAG GTTTTATGTTGCAGAAGTTCTCCTTGCTTTGGAATATCTTCACATGTTAGGGGTCATATACCGTGATCTAAAGCCGGAGAACATTTTAGTCCGTGAAGATGGGCATATAATGTTATCGGACTTCGACCTTTCACTGAGGTGCTCAGTGAATCCTGTGCTCCTTCGGTCATCTTCTGTTACTGCGAACCACCAACCGAGGAAACATACAGGACCTTGTGCAGAGAACTACTGCATAAATTCGTCTTGCCTCCAGCAACCCTCTTGTGCCCAAACATCTTGCTTCACACCACGCCTACCATCAATTCCAAAGCCTCGGAAACCTAAATCCTCCCAGAAAAGGCTTCCACAGCTTGTTGTAGAGCCTACTGATGCACGTTCTAATTCCTTTGTTGGCACACATGAGTACCTTGCACCAGAAATCATCAAAGGGGATGGCCATGGAAGCGCTGTTGACTGGTGGACGTTTGGTGTCTTCCTTTATGAACTTCTATACGGCAAGACACCCTTCAGAGGACCTGGGAATGATGAAACATTGGCAAATGTGGTCTCGCAGAATCTCCGGTTCCCAGACCATCCAGCTGTGAGCAGCAACACCAAAGATCTCATCAGAGGTTTACTGGTTAAGGAGCCTGAGAACAGATTTGGATCGTTGAGAGGAGCTGCTGAGATCAAGCAGCACCCCTTCTTTGAAGGCTTGAATTGGGCTCTGATTCGGTCTGCTGCTCCACCAGAGACACAACCTTGCAACATCGTGACTCTTGCCAAAGAGCGGAAGAAAGAAGGCAAGTGCCTGGAGTTCAGAAGCAACTCAGAGGACCTTGAGTTTGAAGTTTTTTAG